The proteins below come from a single Leptotrichia sp. oral taxon 223 genomic window:
- a CDS encoding XTP/dITP diphosphatase yields the protein MKVFLATKNKGKIKDFEKLTEGMDLEVVTILDGLDIPDVVEDGKTFEENSQKKAKEIADYTNIVTVSDDSGLCVDALDGAPGVYSARFGGENATDGEKNQKMLELLKDVKKENRKAHFVSVVSIAFPNGEIHSFRGEIEGEILFEARGNNGFGYNPIFYSYELEKSFGEADDEERKSVSHRARAFRKLIASGLLEEK from the coding sequence ATGAAAGTATTTTTAGCGACGAAGAATAAGGGGAAAATAAAAGATTTTGAAAAGCTGACGGAAGGAATGGACTTGGAAGTTGTAACAATTTTGGATGGGCTGGATATTCCTGATGTTGTGGAGGATGGGAAAACTTTTGAGGAAAATTCGCAGAAAAAGGCAAAGGAAATTGCAGACTACACAAATATTGTAACTGTTTCAGATGATTCAGGGCTTTGCGTAGATGCTCTGGATGGAGCGCCAGGAGTTTATTCGGCAAGATTTGGAGGAGAGAATGCGACTGACGGCGAAAAGAACCAGAAAATGTTGGAACTTCTGAAGGACGTGAAAAAAGAAAATAGAAAAGCACATTTTGTGTCTGTTGTAAGTATTGCCTTTCCAAATGGTGAAATTCATTCGTTTCGTGGAGAAATAGAAGGTGAAATCTTATTTGAAGCACGAGGTAACAATGGATTTGGCTACAATCCAATTTTTTATTCATATGAATTAGAAAAATCGTTTGGAGAAGCAGATGACGAGGAAAGAAAAAGTGTGAGCCATAGGGCAAGGGCATTTAGAAAGCTCATTGCGTCAGGGCTTTTGGAAGAAAAGTGA